The following are from one region of the Bacillus methanolicus MGA3 genome:
- a CDS encoding DUF4178 domain-containing protein, giving the protein MSLFNRVINLFKKAEPPQPEKSILTVSPGDIVEVSLVTYEVIGRTRHSQRNSVFLTIQDGSMVRFLQIEEREKLKYEVYDQIDGRLDSFDEIPTTLELEGTLYFLEEQYAGNVTVTGKTPFSKDGEMHVWRFQSDNRKLIRIEWLDGRLIMYEGESLLPADVQVIRSN; this is encoded by the coding sequence ATGTCCTTATTTAATCGTGTGATAAATCTATTTAAAAAAGCTGAGCCTCCCCAACCTGAAAAAAGTATTCTTACAGTTTCTCCTGGAGACATTGTAGAAGTGTCGCTTGTTACGTATGAGGTAATTGGAAGAACTCGTCATTCGCAGCGCAATTCCGTTTTTCTAACCATTCAAGATGGCAGTATGGTTCGTTTTTTACAGATAGAGGAACGAGAGAAATTGAAGTATGAAGTTTATGATCAAATTGATGGCCGTTTAGATTCTTTTGACGAAATTCCAACAACACTTGAACTAGAAGGCACTTTATATTTTTTAGAGGAACAATATGCCGGGAATGTGACAGTTACAGGAAAAACACCGTTCTCAAAGGATGGGGAAATGCATGTATGGAGGTTTCAATCAGATAATCGCAAATTAATAAGAATTGAATGGCTCGATGGACGATTGATCATGTATGAAGGAGAATCTTTGCTCCCTGCTGATGTCCAGGTCATTCGATCTAACTAG
- a CDS encoding DUF350 domain-containing protein has protein sequence MHLMNVIAMFVWTGAGALLLFVLMWIDSLFTKYKDLAEIKNGNTAVATRFILKMFAQGYILSQSIAKSNDLWQALLVSVISFVILFILEKLVEWFLKKTAGLHLEEETHLGKVSAALFSGSLHVVGALILASCF, from the coding sequence ATGCATTTGATGAATGTAATCGCTATGTTCGTATGGACTGGGGCAGGGGCTCTGCTCCTGTTCGTACTTATGTGGATTGATTCACTTTTTACAAAGTACAAAGATTTGGCCGAAATTAAAAATGGGAACACAGCCGTTGCCACAAGATTTATCTTAAAGATGTTTGCTCAAGGATATATTCTTTCTCAATCGATCGCAAAATCAAATGACCTTTGGCAAGCGTTATTAGTATCGGTCATTTCGTTTGTTATTTTATTTATTTTAGAAAAGCTTGTTGAATGGTTCTTAAAGAAAACAGCCGGTCTGCACCTTGAAGAAGAGACTCATCTTGGAAAAGTATCTGCTGCTCTTTTTTCAGGTTCCTTACATGTAGTGGGTGCGTTAATTTTAGCTTCTTGTTTTTAA
- a CDS encoding PspA/IM30 family protein → MSIFKRFRDLTLANIYALIEKAEDPIKMTDQYLRDMQEDLEEAERAVAAQIALEKKFKQLYEEQEALVKKREEQAHIAAQAKNIDLARRALEEKKIAEQKMLEYKTSYEQNKLAADNLREKLVEMRKQITQLKNKRETLVARVNAAKAQKNINKAMSGFDSNTALAGLKRMEEKALQLEAEAEASGEVYKKQKSLDEEFEQLNRDKEVEEELAELLKKYEE, encoded by the coding sequence ATGTCTATCTTTAAAAGATTCAGAGATCTTACTTTAGCTAACATTTATGCTCTTATTGAAAAGGCTGAAGACCCAATAAAAATGACGGATCAATATTTACGTGATATGCAGGAGGATTTAGAAGAAGCAGAAAGAGCTGTAGCTGCCCAAATCGCATTAGAGAAAAAATTTAAACAACTTTATGAAGAACAAGAGGCGCTTGTGAAAAAGAGGGAGGAGCAGGCACATATTGCTGCACAAGCAAAAAATATTGATTTAGCGCGCCGAGCATTAGAAGAGAAGAAAATTGCCGAGCAGAAAATGCTGGAATATAAAACAAGCTATGAACAAAATAAGCTTGCTGCAGATAATCTCCGTGAAAAATTAGTGGAAATGAGAAAACAAATTACCCAATTAAAAAATAAGAGAGAAACTCTAGTTGCTCGTGTGAATGCTGCTAAAGCTCAAAAAAATATCAATAAAGCAATGAGTGGATTCGATTCAAATACTGCCCTCGCTGGTTTAAAACGAATGGAAGAAAAAGCTCTTCAGTTAGAAGCAGAGGCAGAGGCCAGTGGAGAAGTGTATAAAAAACAAAAATCCTTAGATGAGGAATTTGAACAGCTTAATAGGGATAAGGAAGTGGAGGAGGAATTAGCTGAACTCTTGAAAAAATACGAGGAGTAA
- a CDS encoding helix-turn-helix domain-containing protein: MNKEVIKFLRESYNMTQREFAKFVNCSYALIALVEVGKRRITENLENKIKIAFDLDDNQLESIASIVAHICKGVPPFNQ; this comes from the coding sequence ATGAATAAAGAAGTCATTAAATTTTTGAGAGAAAGCTATAATATGACACAGCGTGAATTTGCCAAGTTTGTAAATTGCAGTTATGCTCTTATTGCTTTAGTGGAAGTTGGGAAAAGACGGATTACCGAAAATCTTGAAAACAAAATCAAAATAGCGTTTGATTTGGATGACAACCAATTGGAATCAATTGCTTCAATAGTGGCCCATATATGTAAAGGAGTACCGCCTTTTAATCAATAG
- a CDS encoding ABC transporter ATP-binding protein, translated as MEKQVLLEVNNLKKHFFLGKGEILKAVDGITFKIYKGETFGIVGESGCGKSTAGRTIIGLYDRTEGEVLFKGKNVHQLTEKEKFAFRRQMQMIFQDPYASLNPRSTVREIISEPMEVHGIYKNKKEQLERVYQLLEDVGLNRDHANRYPHEFSGGQRQRIGIARALALDPEFIIADEPISALDVSVQAQVVNLLKRLQKEKGLTYLFIAHDLSMVKQISDRIGVMYLGHLVELTASSQLYKNPLHPYTQALLSAIPIPDPDIEDKRERIILKGELPSPVNPPSGCVFRTRCQHAMDVCARQKPSWIEVDSNHYVACHLYDRKLTGVHNASQATVLK; from the coding sequence ATGGAAAAACAAGTACTATTAGAAGTGAATAATTTAAAGAAGCACTTTTTTCTTGGAAAAGGAGAGATATTAAAGGCGGTTGACGGGATAACGTTTAAAATCTACAAGGGAGAAACATTTGGAATCGTTGGTGAATCAGGATGCGGCAAGTCCACTGCAGGCAGGACAATCATCGGTTTATACGACCGGACCGAGGGAGAAGTTCTTTTCAAAGGAAAAAACGTTCACCAATTAACGGAAAAAGAAAAATTTGCCTTCAGACGGCAAATGCAGATGATTTTTCAAGACCCGTACGCATCGTTAAATCCGCGTTCTACTGTTAGGGAAATCATTTCCGAACCGATGGAAGTTCATGGTATATACAAAAACAAAAAGGAGCAGTTAGAAAGGGTCTATCAATTACTGGAAGATGTTGGATTGAATCGTGACCATGCAAATCGGTATCCGCATGAATTCAGCGGCGGACAACGGCAGCGAATTGGGATTGCACGTGCCCTGGCACTTGACCCTGAATTTATTATTGCGGATGAACCAATATCTGCTCTGGATGTTTCTGTTCAGGCGCAGGTTGTCAATCTTTTGAAACGGCTGCAAAAAGAAAAGGGTTTAACATATTTATTCATTGCACATGATCTTTCGATGGTAAAACAAATCAGCGACAGAATTGGTGTTATGTATTTAGGGCACCTTGTTGAACTGACTGCAAGCAGTCAGCTGTACAAAAATCCGCTTCATCCATATACACAGGCACTCTTGTCAGCTATTCCAATTCCTGACCCTGATATTGAGGACAAGAGAGAACGCATTATTTTAAAAGGGGAACTGCCAAGCCCAGTGAACCCTCCAAGCGGCTGTGTGTTTCGAACCCGCTGCCAACATGCCATGGATGTGTGCGCAAGACAAAAACCATCCTGGATTGAAGTCGACTCCAATCATTACGTCGCTTGCCATTTATACGACCGAAAGCTAACGGGTGTTCATAATGCAAGTCAAGCCACTGTTTTAAAATAA
- a CDS encoding C40 family peptidase — translation MEMSDQWLVDVPVATVWTSYDSARDIDKKAISNPAEIDEWLEGLTYDTRLGLHDQNLVQTQVLFGQEVLVTNEKDGWVEVIIPDQPSSKDNRGYPGWIPKAQLQRKHDWKINQGPIAVVTAKKATLFSESEKPMMELSYQTVLPVVQELDHWVKVETPSGFGLISAEKVHIYQSQDEIPKGNGRDIVFAGEAFLGLPYLWGGMSSFGYDCSGFSYTMCKANGYTIPRDASDQAQAGKPVELEKIEPGDLLFFAYEEGKGRIHHVGIYYGNGKMLHSPKTGKSVEIIPLQGTIYEKELCTARRYWQDTEE, via the coding sequence ATGGAAATGAGTGATCAATGGCTTGTGGATGTTCCGGTTGCAACCGTATGGACGTCTTATGATTCAGCGAGGGACATTGATAAAAAGGCAATTTCCAATCCTGCGGAAATCGATGAATGGCTTGAAGGGTTAACGTACGATACCCGCCTTGGTCTGCACGATCAAAATCTCGTTCAGACGCAGGTTTTATTTGGGCAGGAAGTGCTCGTTACAAATGAAAAAGACGGTTGGGTTGAAGTTATCATCCCTGACCAGCCTTCTTCTAAGGATAATCGGGGGTATCCGGGTTGGATTCCTAAAGCCCAGCTGCAAAGAAAACATGATTGGAAAATCAATCAGGGGCCTATTGCCGTCGTAACTGCTAAAAAAGCAACCTTATTTTCTGAATCTGAAAAGCCAATGATGGAGTTAAGCTATCAAACAGTATTACCAGTTGTTCAAGAACTGGATCATTGGGTAAAAGTGGAAACGCCATCAGGTTTTGGATTGATCAGTGCGGAAAAGGTTCATATTTATCAGTCGCAGGATGAAATCCCGAAAGGAAATGGGCGTGACATAGTCTTTGCAGGAGAGGCTTTTCTTGGGCTTCCATATTTATGGGGCGGAATGAGCAGCTTTGGATATGACTGTTCCGGATTCAGCTATACTATGTGCAAAGCTAATGGGTATACAATTCCGCGTGATGCTAGTGATCAGGCTCAAGCGGGCAAACCAGTGGAACTCGAAAAGATTGAACCGGGAGACTTGCTGTTTTTTGCCTATGAAGAAGGCAAAGGAAGAATCCATCATGTTGGAATTTATTACGGAAATGGAAAAATGCTTCATTCACCAAAAACAGGAAAATCGGTTGAGATTATTCCGCTTCAAGGAACGATCTATGAAAAAGAATTATGTACAGCACGTCGCTACTGGCAAGATACGGAGGAATAA
- a CDS encoding dipeptide epimerase, with the protein MIIKEIETYRIAVPLKKPFKTALRTVETAESIIVKISCDNGIIGWGEAPPTYVITGEGLASIESAIQHVLKPFLLKKNLLNYEAIFQEFNTILVGNTSAKAAVDMALFDCLAQHSRLPLYQYLGGHKDVIETDFTVSVNDPKEMGEDAAAFVSQGFNVLKIKVGKEDYVKDIERIREIRNRVGSQIKIRLDANQGWKPKDAIRAIRKMEDEGLDIELVEQPVKAADIEGLKQVTDSVDTLIMADESVFTPKQAFEVIKTRSADLINIKLMKSGGIFQAQMINRLAEIAGMECMVGSMIETRIGITAAAHFAASKKNITRFDFDAPLMLAKEIVEGGIKYSGRKITFPEAPGLGIQNVHIEGGVNNGNE; encoded by the coding sequence GTGATTATTAAAGAAATAGAGACATACCGGATTGCTGTTCCGCTTAAAAAGCCATTTAAAACGGCTTTACGCACTGTTGAAACCGCAGAATCAATTATTGTGAAAATATCATGCGATAACGGAATAATCGGTTGGGGAGAAGCGCCGCCGACTTATGTCATCACCGGGGAAGGACTCGCAAGCATTGAATCAGCGATCCAGCACGTCTTAAAACCTTTTTTGCTTAAGAAAAATCTACTTAACTATGAAGCAATTTTTCAGGAATTTAACACGATTCTAGTAGGCAACACAAGTGCAAAAGCAGCGGTTGATATGGCTCTGTTTGATTGTCTTGCACAGCATAGCCGTTTGCCGCTCTACCAATATCTTGGAGGACATAAAGATGTAATCGAAACCGATTTTACCGTTAGTGTCAATGATCCGAAAGAAATGGGGGAAGACGCCGCAGCATTTGTCTCACAAGGGTTCAATGTCTTAAAGATTAAGGTCGGAAAAGAAGATTATGTAAAAGATATCGAACGGATCCGCGAAATTCGAAACCGTGTCGGCAGCCAGATTAAAATTCGCCTTGATGCCAACCAAGGCTGGAAGCCGAAAGATGCTATCCGCGCTATTCGAAAGATGGAAGATGAGGGGCTTGATATTGAGTTAGTTGAACAGCCTGTAAAAGCAGCAGATATTGAGGGACTCAAGCAAGTAACAGATTCTGTTGATACTTTAATAATGGCTGATGAAAGTGTGTTTACTCCTAAGCAAGCGTTTGAGGTCATTAAAACAAGAAGTGCGGATTTGATCAATATTAAGCTTATGAAGTCAGGCGGGATTTTTCAAGCGCAAATGATCAACAGACTTGCAGAAATAGCAGGAATGGAATGCATGGTCGGAAGCATGATCGAAACGCGGATCGGGATTACCGCTGCCGCTCATTTTGCTGCAAGCAAGAAAAATATTACCCGCTTTGATTTTGATGCACCGCTGATGCTTGCGAAAGAGATTGTTGAAGGTGGAATTAAGTACAGCGGACGGAAAATTACGTTTCCTGAAGCTCCTGGGCTCGGCATACAAAATGTACACATTGAAGGAGGGGTTAATAATGGAAATGAGTGA
- a CDS encoding S66 peptidase family protein yields the protein MPIKPQRLQKGDTVGIIAPASPPNLENLQRSIRFLEIELGLKVKLGRHLKREYGYLAGKDDERLEDLHNMFLDKDVKAILCACGGYGTARIASAINYEIIKSNPKIFWGYSDITFLHTAIHKQTELITFHGPMLATDIGKEDADPISKQFFKQLFEPQEITYTEQFSPLEVLVEGEANGPLVGGNLSLLTSTLGTLYEIDTRGKLLLIEDINEEPRSVDRMLNQLYMAGKLNDAAGIIVGDFHNCEPKRDKTFVLDEVIKHYIQFAGKPAIKGFKIGHCTPHIAVPLGSTAKLSSVKKQLIVESGIQ from the coding sequence ATGCCAATCAAACCACAACGCCTTCAAAAAGGAGATACAGTCGGTATCATTGCACCGGCTAGTCCTCCTAATCTTGAAAATTTACAGCGCTCTATCCGTTTTCTAGAAATTGAATTGGGGTTGAAAGTTAAACTTGGCCGTCATCTTAAAAGGGAATACGGGTATCTGGCAGGAAAAGATGACGAAAGGTTAGAAGATTTACATAATATGTTTCTCGACAAGGATGTTAAAGCGATTTTATGTGCGTGCGGGGGCTATGGAACAGCCCGGATCGCCTCAGCTATAAACTATGAAATTATAAAAAGCAATCCAAAAATCTTCTGGGGTTACAGCGATATAACATTTTTACATACTGCCATTCACAAACAAACGGAGCTCATTACATTCCACGGGCCGATGCTTGCGACCGATATTGGAAAAGAAGATGCCGACCCGATTTCCAAACAGTTTTTTAAACAACTATTTGAACCGCAGGAGATTACGTATACCGAACAATTTTCTCCGTTAGAAGTTCTCGTTGAAGGGGAAGCGAACGGACCTCTCGTTGGAGGTAATTTATCGCTTTTAACGAGCACGCTCGGCACGCTGTATGAAATTGATACAAGAGGGAAACTGCTGCTTATAGAAGATATCAATGAAGAGCCTCGCTCTGTTGACCGTATGCTGAATCAGCTTTATATGGCCGGAAAACTTAACGATGCTGCTGGAATCATAGTTGGTGATTTCCACAACTGTGAACCGAAAAGAGATAAAACCTTTGTCCTTGATGAAGTCATTAAGCACTATATCCAATTTGCAGGCAAACCGGCAATCAAAGGATTTAAGATAGGCCATTGCACACCACATATTGCAGTTCCACTTGGATCAACAGCAAAGTTAAGCTCCGTTAAAAAACAATTAATTGTTGAAAGCGGAATTCAATGA
- a CDS encoding peptide ABC transporter substrate-binding protein, whose product MKKLFSLLLAAMLVLVLAACTANENAGKEPADKNNSGDKQSSGEKVLYWNNGQEPTSFDPPMGFDSVSYNALNNLMEGLTRLNADHKPEPATAEKWDVSKDGKTYTFHIRENAKWSNGDPVTAKDFEFAWKRLLDPKTGSAAAFLGYFIEGAEAFNTGKGSADDVKVKAIDDKTLQVTLTSPQAYFLSVITNPAFFPINEKVAKKNPKWFAEADTFVGNGPFTLSEWVHDSHFVMKKNPYYWDKDTVKLDKVKWAEVSDPNTEYQMFQNGELDTSDVPADLSDKLFAEGKAKVEDQAGTYFYRFNVTKEPFQNKNIRKAFALAVDQKQIVDYVTKNKEKPAYGFVSYGFKDPSGNDFREKNGDLLKTNIKEAKALLKKGMEEEGYKKLPPITLTYSTDETHKKIAEALQQMWKENLGVDVKLANMEWNVFVEDQKALKLQLSRSSFLADYPDPINFLENFQTGHTMNRTGWSNAEYDKLIQEAKKESDETKRFDLMYKAEKILLDEAPIFGVHFYNHVYLQNDKVTGVVRHPVGYLELKWADKK is encoded by the coding sequence ATGAAAAAACTATTTAGTTTGCTGCTTGCAGCAATGCTTGTGTTAGTTCTTGCAGCCTGTACGGCAAACGAGAACGCAGGAAAGGAACCAGCTGATAAGAACAATAGCGGGGACAAGCAATCTTCAGGTGAAAAAGTTCTCTACTGGAACAATGGCCAAGAGCCGACTTCATTTGACCCGCCAATGGGGTTTGACTCAGTTTCATATAATGCTCTGAATAACTTAATGGAAGGCTTAACACGTTTGAATGCTGATCATAAACCGGAACCAGCAACAGCTGAAAAATGGGATGTTTCAAAAGATGGAAAAACCTATACATTCCATATTCGCGAAAATGCAAAATGGTCAAATGGCGATCCAGTCACTGCGAAAGATTTCGAGTTTGCCTGGAAACGTTTGCTTGATCCAAAAACAGGGTCAGCTGCTGCTTTCCTAGGGTATTTTATCGAAGGTGCAGAAGCTTTTAACACCGGAAAAGGTTCTGCCGATGATGTCAAAGTTAAAGCAATTGATGATAAAACGCTGCAAGTTACTCTGACAAGCCCGCAGGCTTACTTTTTAAGTGTAATAACGAATCCAGCATTCTTCCCAATTAACGAAAAAGTCGCAAAGAAAAACCCTAAATGGTTCGCCGAAGCGGACACGTTTGTCGGAAACGGACCGTTCACACTGTCTGAGTGGGTGCATGACAGCCATTTCGTGATGAAAAAGAACCCATATTATTGGGATAAAGATACGGTAAAATTAGATAAAGTAAAATGGGCTGAAGTCAGTGATCCAAATACAGAATATCAAATGTTTCAAAATGGAGAGCTCGATACTTCCGATGTTCCGGCTGATTTGAGCGATAAGCTGTTTGCAGAAGGAAAAGCGAAGGTTGAAGACCAAGCAGGAACCTATTTCTATCGCTTTAATGTAACGAAAGAACCATTCCAAAACAAAAATATCCGTAAAGCTTTCGCATTGGCAGTTGATCAAAAGCAAATTGTCGATTATGTAACGAAAAATAAAGAAAAGCCTGCCTACGGTTTCGTATCTTACGGATTTAAAGATCCTTCCGGCAACGATTTCCGTGAAAAGAACGGCGATCTCTTGAAAACAAATATTAAAGAAGCAAAAGCGCTTTTGAAAAAAGGAATGGAAGAAGAAGGATACAAAAAGCTTCCACCGATTACTTTAACTTACAGCACAGATGAAACTCACAAAAAAATTGCTGAAGCACTACAACAGATGTGGAAAGAAAATCTTGGTGTTGATGTAAAACTTGCGAACATGGAATGGAATGTTTTTGTTGAAGACCAAAAAGCTTTGAAGTTACAGTTGTCCCGCAGTTCGTTCTTAGCTGACTATCCAGACCCGATTAACTTCCTCGAAAACTTCCAGACAGGACATACGATGAACCGTACAGGCTGGAGCAATGCTGAGTACGATAAACTGATTCAAGAAGCGAAAAAAGAATCAGATGAAACAAAACGCTTTGACTTGATGTATAAAGCAGAAAAGATCTTACTTGATGAAGCACCGATTTTCGGAGTCCATTTTTATAACCATGTGTACCTTCAGAATGATAAAGTCACAGGCGTCGTCCGCCACCCTGTAGGATACTTAGAATTAAAATGGGCTGACAAGAAGTAA
- a CDS encoding ABC transporter ATP-binding protein, which yields MEKILEVKDLHVTFQTYGGEVKAVRGVTFDLYKGETLAIVGESGCGKSVTSQSIMRLIPNPPGKITNGQILFKGRDLTKLKEPEMRKIRGSDISMIFQDPMTALNPTLTIGDQMIEGILQHQHVTKEEAKKKALEMMDLVGIPSPEFRFKQYPHQFSGGMRQRIVIAMALVCQPEVLIADEPTTALDVTIQAQILELFKDIQKKIGVSIILITHDLGVVAQVADRIAVMYAGKIVESGSRREIFYNPQHPYTRGLLNSVPRLDVDGAELVPINGSPPDLFSPPVGCSFAARCEFAMEVCDKVYPFRTFLSQEHHVDCWLQDERAQKLFLTKT from the coding sequence ATGGAAAAAATACTCGAAGTCAAGGACCTCCACGTGACATTTCAAACTTATGGAGGAGAAGTAAAAGCTGTTCGTGGAGTTACCTTTGATTTATACAAAGGTGAAACACTTGCGATTGTCGGAGAGTCCGGCTGCGGAAAAAGCGTTACTTCCCAAAGTATTATGCGTCTGATTCCAAATCCGCCCGGAAAAATTACTAATGGCCAGATCCTATTTAAAGGACGCGATTTAACAAAATTAAAGGAACCGGAAATGCGTAAAATCCGCGGATCCGATATCTCGATGATCTTCCAGGATCCGATGACAGCGTTAAATCCGACATTAACAATCGGTGACCAGATGATAGAAGGTATTCTTCAGCACCAACATGTGACGAAAGAAGAGGCAAAGAAAAAAGCGCTTGAGATGATGGATTTAGTAGGCATACCTAGCCCTGAATTCCGTTTTAAGCAGTACCCTCATCAATTTAGCGGTGGAATGAGGCAAAGGATTGTCATTGCGATGGCACTTGTTTGCCAGCCGGAAGTGCTGATAGCAGATGAACCGACTACGGCTCTTGATGTAACCATTCAGGCGCAAATCCTTGAATTGTTTAAAGATATTCAAAAGAAAATCGGCGTATCCATCATTTTGATCACACACGACCTTGGTGTTGTTGCTCAGGTTGCAGACCGGATTGCTGTCATGTATGCTGGAAAAATTGTGGAATCGGGGTCGCGAAGAGAAATCTTTTATAATCCGCAGCATCCGTATACAAGAGGTTTGTTAAACTCTGTACCTCGTTTAGATGTAGATGGAGCGGAACTTGTGCCGATTAATGGATCACCGCCTGATTTGTTTTCTCCGCCTGTCGGCTGTTCATTTGCCGCACGCTGTGAATTTGCAATGGAAGTGTGCGACAAAGTTTATCCTTTTCGTACATTTTTAAGCCAGGAGCACCATGTTGATTGCTGGCTCCAAGATGAAAGGGCGCAAAAGCTTTTTTTAACAAAAACATAA
- a CDS encoding ABC transporter permease, protein MALQKPQRPNIADNIPDEWFVPKKKDLSEAELVVRPSLSYWQDAWRRLLKNKLAMLGLCFLMILTFMAIFGPSLSPHHVSEQSLTKQNLPPSSEYWFGTDELGRDVFARTWHGARVSLFVGVVAALIDFIVGVVYGGIAGYKGGKVDHVMMRIVEILYGLPYLLVVILISVVMGPGLFTIIFALSVTGWVGMARIVRGQVLQIKNYEFVLASKTFGTKTPRIILKNLLPNTMGPIIVQMTLTVPSAIFAEAFLSFLGLGIQPPYASWGSMASDALSVILSGHWWRLFFPAFFISLTMFSFNVLGDGLQDALDPRLRR, encoded by the coding sequence GTGGCATTGCAAAAACCTCAAAGACCCAATATTGCAGACAACATTCCAGATGAGTGGTTTGTACCCAAGAAAAAAGACCTCTCCGAAGCGGAATTGGTGGTCAGACCCAGCCTTTCTTACTGGCAAGATGCATGGCGTCGGCTTTTAAAAAATAAACTTGCGATGCTCGGGTTGTGCTTTCTTATGATTTTAACGTTTATGGCGATCTTTGGACCTTCCCTTTCCCCGCATCATGTAAGTGAACAGTCACTGACGAAGCAAAATTTGCCGCCTTCCAGTGAATATTGGTTTGGAACCGATGAATTGGGCCGTGATGTGTTTGCCCGGACTTGGCACGGGGCACGGGTTTCCTTGTTTGTCGGGGTTGTTGCCGCACTGATTGATTTTATCGTCGGTGTCGTTTACGGAGGTATAGCAGGCTATAAAGGCGGAAAAGTTGATCATGTAATGATGCGTATTGTCGAAATTTTATACGGGCTGCCATATTTGCTCGTAGTCATTTTAATCAGTGTTGTAATGGGACCGGGTTTATTTACGATTATTTTTGCATTGTCTGTCACAGGATGGGTTGGAATGGCAAGGATTGTCAGGGGACAAGTCCTTCAAATCAAGAATTACGAATTTGTTCTAGCCTCCAAAACATTTGGCACGAAAACGCCGCGGATTATCCTTAAGAATTTGCTGCCAAATACTATGGGTCCGATTATCGTGCAAATGACACTTACGGTTCCATCCGCGATTTTTGCAGAAGCGTTCTTAAGCTTCTTAGGATTAGGGATTCAGCCGCCATATGCCAGCTGGGGCTCAATGGCTAGCGATGCACTTTCGGTCATACTCTCAGGCCATTGGTGGCGCCTGTTCTTCCCGGCATTTTTCATTTCATTAACAATGTTTTCGTTTAACGTTTTAGGAGACGGCTTGCAGGACGCGCTTGACCCAAGGTTAAGGAGGTAA
- a CDS encoding ABC transporter permease, with product MNTYIVKRLIAMIVTLWLIITLTFFLMHSIPGSPFNDERNTNETVQKNLEAHYHLDEPLFIQYLIYLKSVATFDFGPSIKNSSQTVNELLGRGFPVSFELGMYTLIVATISGILLGVIAALRHNGIIDYLAMTIAVIGISIPNFVMATLLIQEVAVNWKILPVATWASWKHMILPVLALATGPMAIIARLTRSSMLEVLTQDYIKTAKAKGLSPAKIIFKHALKNALLPVVTVLGSLAASILTGTFVIEKIFAIPGMGKYFVESINTRDYPVIMGTTVFYSTILIIMLFLVDIAYGILDPRIKLYKKEGN from the coding sequence ATGAATACATACATTGTAAAACGTCTCATCGCAATGATAGTCACATTGTGGCTAATTATTACATTGACATTTTTCCTGATGCATTCCATTCCAGGTTCGCCTTTTAACGATGAGCGAAATACAAACGAAACTGTCCAGAAAAATTTAGAAGCTCACTATCATTTGGATGAACCGCTTTTTATCCAATATTTGATTTACTTAAAATCAGTTGCAACCTTTGATTTCGGACCATCAATAAAAAATTCATCACAAACAGTGAATGAGCTGTTGGGACGCGGTTTTCCTGTTTCATTTGAATTGGGAATGTACACTTTAATCGTCGCGACTATATCCGGAATTTTACTCGGAGTCATCGCTGCCCTGCGCCATAACGGAATCATCGATTATTTAGCAATGACCATTGCCGTTATAGGCATATCGATTCCAAACTTTGTTATGGCTACACTGTTAATCCAGGAAGTGGCGGTTAATTGGAAGATTTTACCTGTAGCTACTTGGGCGAGCTGGAAGCATATGATTTTACCGGTGCTGGCTCTTGCAACCGGGCCGATGGCAATTATTGCCCGCCTAACCAGGTCGAGCATGCTTGAAGTGCTTACACAGGATTACATAAAGACTGCAAAAGCAAAGGGGCTTTCTCCTGCAAAAATTATTTTCAAACATGCCTTAAAAAATGCACTTCTTCCGGTTGTTACAGTGCTTGGTTCATTAGCTGCCAGTATTTTGACCGGTACGTTCGTCATTGAAAAAATATTTGCAATTCCGGGAATGGGAAAATATTTTGTAGAAAGCATTAATACTCGTGATTACCCAGTCATCATGGGGACGACCGTTTTTTACAGTACGATTTTGATTATCATGCTGTTTCTCGTCGATATAGCGTACGGCATATTAGATCCTCGCATCAAACTTTATAAAAAGGAGGGTAATTAG